One genomic segment of Sulfurimonas sp. includes these proteins:
- a CDS encoding TlpA disulfide reductase family protein, translating into MFKKYILLISILSAILFQGCSNNKEKSSSANEMLSGPEYVLTGLDKKEYVVKKSAQGFVLEGAKDKVVIFDIFATWCPPCRTAASHLTSLQEKYKDKLIIIGITIEDKVENAKLEEFAQKYKAKYILVNSDQNRRLSDAIVKELKLGERYPIPTMAMYKNGTLINHYVGATQEEFVDSDIKNALGK; encoded by the coding sequence ATGTTTAAAAAATATATTTTACTTATATCGATACTATCGGCGATTTTATTTCAAGGTTGTTCCAATAACAAAGAAAAATCTAGCAGTGCAAATGAGATGCTCTCAGGCCCTGAATATGTATTAACGGGTCTTGATAAAAAAGAGTATGTCGTAAAAAAAAGCGCCCAAGGCTTTGTTTTAGAAGGTGCAAAAGATAAAGTAGTTATTTTTGATATATTTGCAACTTGGTGTCCGCCTTGTCGTACGGCAGCATCGCACTTAACTTCTCTTCAAGAGAAATATAAAGATAAACTCATAATTATCGGGATTACTATTGAAGATAAGGTAGAGAATGCAAAGTTAGAAGAGTTTGCACAAAAGTATAAAGCAAAATATATTTTGGTAAATTCGGATCAGAACCGCCGTCTAAGCGATGCAATCGTAAAAGAGTTGAAACTTGGCGAGAGATATCCTATCCCTACCATGGCAATGTATAAAAACGGAACTCTTATAAATCACTATGTCGGTGCAACGCAAGAAGAGTTTGTAGACAGTGATATTAAAAACGCTTTGGGCAAATAG